A window of Hordeum vulgare subsp. vulgare chromosome 5H, MorexV3_pseudomolecules_assembly, whole genome shotgun sequence genomic DNA:
AGAAATATCCGAAATACGCTGTGTAGGAATTTAACCGTTTGGGTTTTCTTAACGAGATCCGCTCTATTTTTGTATTTGTAGGGTTTAATTCAATGGATGAAATACCGTTTGTTTTATGTTAATTATGTCCGTACTCAAATGAATTCTGCCCTGTTTGCATTTTCTTTTGTCCAAATGTGTTTGTATTGCGGTAAACTTCCGTGACATTGTGTGCGGACGCCACAAATACCAGTGTGAGATTGCACTGGAGATGATGTACACAGTGCACGAGAGAAACACACATCTATCAATTCGTCGTGAAAACACAGGAATACGCTTTTCAAATGTCATAGCAAGAGCCCGTGTTTTACGCCTTCGAAGCAGTCCCGTCACGGGCACACATCACGGGCCCATCGGCCAGAAATCCGTCCGAAACTTTGCGGCAACGAGCAACGCGTCTCCCGCAAAAAAATTCATCCAAAAACTGTAAGGTCCCACCTGCCAGAAATCCACCGATGCGCACCTCCTCCTCAGGAAAGAAACACACCTCTCCGCCACGTCACCGATCCGCGCCACCCCTCTGCTCCCGCTCCAGCCCATCGATCCCTCATCCGACGGATGGCAGCCCACATCACGCGGATCGTTGCCGCTCCTGGCCCCAAAGCCAGCGGCTATAAATCCGCCGCGCCCCACAATACTCCGCCATCGACCTCATCTCTCCACCTCACAAGGATAAGTCACCCTCACCGGAGAGAAGCGAGAAGATGTCGGGCCGCGGCAAGGGAGGCAAGGGGCTCGGCAAGGGCGGCGCCAAGCGCCACCGGAAGGTCCTCCGCGACAACATCCAGGGCATCACCAAGCCGGCGATCCGTCGTCTCGCGCGCAGGGGCGGCGTGAAGCGCATCTCGGGGCTCATCTACGAGGAGACCCGGGGCGTGCTCAAGATCTTCCTCGAGAACGTCATCCGCGACGCCGTCACCTACACCGAGCACGCCCGCCGCAAGACCGTCACCGCCATGGACGTCGTCTACGCACTCAAGCGCCAGGGGCGCACCCTCTACGGCTTCGGAGGCTAGGCCACCAACCAGATTTAGAGAGTTCTAGGGTTCGTGGTCGTTGGTGTAATGGCAGCATCTCGCTGTTGTTTGCTGTCTTCTGTAGAATCGAACGGAATCGAATGGAAATTGGTGTGGATTATGCCTGAATTTTTCAGCGGTCTACCATTGTGTTGCCTGATCCCCCATTCTGTGGCTCTATTTTGCTGTCTGCAAATTGTCGAATGTAGGAGCTCCCGGCTTCCGATTTCAACTTGCCCCAAATCCGTTCTTATTGCTTCAGTGTGCCGTTCAAAATCCATGGAGTGTGCACGGATCCACACCGTCGCAGAACGCAGAGCTCGTCGGTGGTGCAGGTACGGGACCTCCACACTTATTCCGTTCAGCAATTTCGTCTGTGCTTTTCGTTTTCACTACTGCCTCGTTCATTCATGTGGCATGCCCTCTGCTTCTGCAACAGCTCGCGTCGGCCCTTGACCATTACTAGCCTTGGGATGCGGATGCGGCCATGGGCGACCCTGTGGCTGGGATAGCGTGCAGAGCTCACCTCTGCCACGAATCTGCTTTGTTGCCCCCGCACGATCGGTCGGTACGCATCTGCTTTACCTGCCTCCTTTGTCTTCCCACATGTTATCATCATCGATTCCGCTTCCCGATGGCTTAACCACATGAAAATCTGCTCTTCTGATATAATCAGAAGTTTTCCTAACTTAAATTTGAAGTTATAAGTCGTGAAAGCCGAGTAGCTAGCATGACCACTTGAATTGTGATGGGACTCATGGGAGACAGCTGAATCATTTTGCTCAAATTAGATTTTGACTTACCTGATCCAACTTCTTGAATGACAATAAACAGTGTCTGGCCAAATGCCAGGCCCCAGAGTGTCCCCGCAACATATCAGATTAGTAGCTAGGGTTCATGGTTGGGCAGGCAGACAGTCTCTTGCTGCTGTTTGCTCTGGTCTGTGCTTCATGTTAGGATGTACGAGGAACTGGCTGCTGCTTGTTCGCTGGAATGGATTGGGTAGCAGTAAACCTCAGTTGTTTACCTTGAATAATCTCTTGGCGCTCCTAGTCTACATTTGTGCGTTCTTCCTTCTGCTCCCCAATTTCTTGTTCTGTGTGATAAACTAAGCAGTTACTCCGCTGATGTGGTTGGAAACTGTTACGTATTTCTTAACAAAGTAGTGCAAACTTTGGCTCATAATGACCATAGCTGCAGCAAATTGTATGATGCTTTGGGGTGTAATTCATTCGGTCTGCCTGTGACATCACAGATCCATTTAACAGTTACTCACCCATCATTTGTTAGTATTGTTACACCCACGTTTATAGTTTTACCATGGTCCATTTATTTACTGTTTATACCGAGCCCCACCCTAATGCCATCTTCTTTGCGGGTCCATGAAGCATATACGTGATACAACGGTGATCGTTCTGTATATTCTTAAGTAAAACAATGCAATTTTCCAAACCACGACAGCTGACAAAACATACATCTGTACTGACTAGCGACACTAAAATAGTTGTTTTTTCAAGGAAACATAACAGTCACTTGATTTAATATAAGGCTCTTCTGCCATAAGGATGCTTGTTGAGATACAAGGTGTCAATTATTTTTATGTAGGCTTAAAATCAAGAGCATTTTGATGTCAAGAGCTGGGCTATCCAAATGACAATGTAAGTATGTTGTACTTAACCCACTATTTATTTATCCTGTCAGCAGAggaactaaaaaaacaaaatgtTCTTGGCATTCTATGGCTTCTTTTTATGTTTTGGACCATAATACAGGGTTTTCTGTACTTGACACGACATGCAAGTAAACATACATCAAATGAAGTTTACTTATGATCCTGAGTATATAACATAGTTGATAAATGTTCAGTTTCGTTCTTATTTCACTGCCTCAATCTTTTGTGTGGGAACATCATGTGAAAACTCTACCAATAGAATATATATTATAttcaaagaaaataaactacACACTACATTCTACAAGAGTCCAAAGGACTTAGAAGACAAAATGAAAGAACACTAAGGAAGCAATTATACCCCCTTTAACCATTATGAAGGAGCAAAAATCATCTTAGGAGATGCTCTAATTAAAATGTACTGCTGAAAACTGTAGAGTTATTTCCTGTAGTGAAGGTAAAACAAACTTGCTCAAATAAAGACTTGCTGAAATATTCTGTAGAGCCGTTAAGGTAGCAGCTCTTTTGTCTTATTCTTTTGCTATGAGTACACAAGTGACAGATATGCTACTGTCTTCAGGAAAGGCCTGCATAATCAGCAGGTCCATATGGCTGGAACCATTCAGCGAGGAATCCTTTCTTTCTTCTAGGATTGCATCCGATATCTTGGCACAACAAATCATTAAACCAAATATTCACAGTGCTTAAACAAGATCGTCTAAAATACTTTCCATTGTAAAGATTCTTGTACTTTGCCCACTCTGCTACACTCCCTTCCATGCGTCTTATGCTTGGCAACTGGAAGCCACCAGCCAGGAAATGGATTACCCAATTAGCTATCCTCTCTGAGACATATATGTCGGTAAGGCTCTCGGAATATCCGACTATTGCCAACTGAGGAATTCGAGGATGGATGCATTCTCTGTTAATTAATTTAATCCATTTAATAAATGAGATTACTATACATAACATAAAGTAAACATGCAAATTTTACATCCACCTAAATTAATAGTTTGATTTTA
This region includes:
- the LOC123451840 gene encoding histone H4, encoding MSGRGKGGKGLGKGGAKRHRKVLRDNIQGITKPAIRRLARRGGVKRISGLIYEETRGVLKIFLENVIRDAVTYTEHARRKTVTAMDVVYALKRQGRTLYGFGG